The stretch of DNA TGTGTTACGGCGCGCGTTCAGCTGAATACTTAGCTGGGCTTGAGGATTTCCAGCGGGCCGGCATCGAGGTGCGGGTGGCGACCGATGATGGCTCGCAGGGACATCACGGTTTTGTCACGGACTTGTTGAAGCAAGCCTTGGACGGAGACGATCCGCCGACGGTGGTCTATTGTTGCGGCCCGGAACCGATGATGCATGCGGTCAGTGAAATCATCGCCGCTGCCGGTGTGCGTGGGTTCGTTTCGCTCGAATCGCCCATGGCGTGCGGTTTCGGAGCCTGCTTTAGTTGCGTGACCCGCGTGCGAATGGATGACGGCGAGTGGGACTACCGCCGCACCTGCGTCGAAGGCCCCGTCTTCCCGGCCGACCGCATCGTGTTTTAGGAAGCGATTGGTCCAGAGGTGTTGGCCGGATGTTCGTTGTTCGAGAAAGAAAAAAGTGCGTTGCGACGCGCACTTAGAAAGAAAGGCCTCGCGCAGAGACGCCAAGTCGCAAAGAGTTTTCTTCTGAGCGGAATGTATTACACATCGTTTTATGGCGATGCGGCTTGGCTAGAATCTGATGTTTCTGGTTTTAGTAAGCGCGGGTTTTCAAGATTATTTCTTTTTTACTTTGCGGCTCCGCGTCTTTGCGCGAGTTTTTTTTGAATGGCTCATCCCTCGTGCAGCGTAGAAAGGTGCGTCGCAAAGCACGCTACGAAGATCAGTCGAGATAATCTTTGAGTTTGACGTGGACGAATGGTCGCTTGTAGGCGTCTTCGTCTTTTTCGGCGTAGGCAACCCAGAATTCCAAGGCGGTGGCGTCGTAGACGACGTCGAGGACGTTGGCCCCTTTGATGGGAATTTTGCAGGCCAGGTCAATCATCTCTTGCGAGCCGATGTTTCCATACGCCTTTTTCAATGGCTGGAATGCGCCGCGACCTTCGTCTTGGTAGACGATGTCTTTAAAAACGTTTGGTGCCAATTCGTCGGTGGCATCGTTGTCTTCCCAGATGACCAGATTCGGCGCGTGGGCCAACATTTTCACCGCGCGACCGTTTTTGCCGTCGCCCACAACGTAGTGATATTTCTTGGTGCGTTTGGCGTTCTTGAAAATATCGACCGCCTCATCCAGTCCGTTCGCATCGTACAGGACATTGCGAAACAGTGTTGTGAAATGGACACCATTGAAGTCAAAGGGATAGTCGCTGGAGGGTGAGTCGCCCATTTCCGAGAGTACGATTCCCGCAGCATTCATGCCGGTGTTGGAACCAATGCAGCCGGCGAACGTGATGTTGACGTGCGGAATCCCCTCGTCGGGAATGTAGACAACGATCAACGGAAATTCTTGAGCACGCAGCCCCATTTCCCAGTCCAGGTTGCGTGTCTGGTACAGGTGCCCATCCTTGGTTGCTTTACCCCAAGCGGAAATGCTGCTGCAGGAGTAGTCGGCGATCATCGGAATCGCGTGCGCCCGTTGCAGTAGTTTCAACGAGAGTCCGCTGCCTGCGGCCAGCCCTTTGAGTTCTTCTTGGAACCGCGGGTCGGTATGTTTGGCGCTGGCGGCCCAGGCTTCGTCCAGTGCGCGGTCAGTAAAACGATCCGAGTCAGCAGCCTGAATACTCTTGAGGATGTGAGAGATGAATTCCGTGGCTTGCGGCTTGATCAATTCGCCTTGCTGGCGCCCCATTTCATACGGCGTGCCTTTGACAACCAGCACCGGGATTTTGTCCTTGCCGCTGCCGACGGAGGTCAGTTTCCCATCGGCGTGGGCCGCTGCCGTTAAGGCGAGACTAATAATCGTGACAAGTGCGACCGCAAATAAACGAGAATTCATAAGCCTCAGGCCCCTTGTTAAAACGTGGGTAGAAATACCCTGGAATTGAACCTCTGCCGATTATAACACGCCACAGCAAGATCGTGGCGATTTGGTGACAAAAAATGGGGCAGGCTCCCCTGCTCTGCAGGAGAGCCCACATGATTTCTTTACGGCTTCGCTTTTTTCATGCCGCCGGAAGCTTTGCTCACCACTTGCCGTAATTTTACGTCTTTAGAAACAGGTTTGCCTGCGGCAACGTCTTCTTCGCGGAAGGTGGCCATCAGGATATTTCGGTCGCCAGTGCGGCTGAAGTCGTAAATGATGCGGATCAGGCCATCGGGAGTTTGTTGGCCATCCGGGTAGGAAACACCCGCACGCTCGTCGAGGAGAAAGCCGTTGCTCCAACTCTTACCGTCGTCGGTGGAGAGAAAAGCCATTAAATGGGAGCGACCAGTCGGTTTGTCGATCGGTCCATGTTTGACCAACAACAAGTTCCCGGAATTCAGCCGCGAGATGAAAAATCGTGCACTGGGATGAGCGAGGGTTGAGGGGGTTAATTCGGGCCAAGTCTTACCGCCATCGGTTGAGACGCTTTCGCCAATCCCGTATCGCGTCCGGACCAACAGCCAAAGCGATCCATCCTTCCGCTCAACAAACATATGTTCGTCAAATGCACGAACTTTGGGAGGAACGTTACACGCACCGCGAATGGACCAGGTTTTCCCATGGTCATCGGAGACCACCATCTTGGCGCTGTTGTCGGTTTTTCGCCATGTTGAGGCGGGCAGGACCCAGTCGCCCGATGCCAACACGGTGGGTTTGCACATCATAACGCCATCGGTCACGCGGACAGGTTTTTTCCAGGTGGGTTGG from Symmachiella dynata encodes:
- a CDS encoding C45 family autoproteolytic acyltransferase/hydolase, coding for MNSRLFAVALVTIISLALTAAAHADGKLTSVGSGKDKIPVLVVKGTPYEMGRQQGELIKPQATEFISHILKSIQAADSDRFTDRALDEAWAASAKHTDPRFQEELKGLAAGSGLSLKLLQRAHAIPMIADYSCSSISAWGKATKDGHLYQTRNLDWEMGLRAQEFPLIVVYIPDEGIPHVNITFAGCIGSNTGMNAAGIVLSEMGDSPSSDYPFDFNGVHFTTLFRNVLYDANGLDEAVDIFKNAKRTKKYHYVVGDGKNGRAVKMLAHAPNLVIWEDNDATDELAPNVFKDIVYQDEGRGAFQPLKKAYGNIGSQEMIDLACKIPIKGANVLDVVYDATALEFWVAYAEKDEDAYKRPFVHVKLKDYLD
- a CDS encoding sialidase family protein; translated protein: MRIDWIKQFFLFAAIPLLATSVLAKDPDFKAPAEYVGPPKPLHAATNRAFQGIPSMAVTPGGRLWATWYASKTPGEDANNYVVLSTSSDQGATWKEVLVVDPDEEGPVRTFDPELWMAPDGKLRLAWAQSIGHDGTVAGVWFLETDEPESAQPTWKKPVRVTDGVMMCKPTVLASGDWVLPASTWRKTDNSAKMVVSDDHGKTWSIRGACNVPPKVRAFDEHMFVERKDGSLWLLVRTRYGIGESVSTDGGKTWPELTPSTLAHPSARFFISRLNSGNLLLVKHGPIDKPTGRSHLMAFLSTDDGKSWSNGFLLDERAGVSYPDGQQTPDGLIRIIYDFSRTGDRNILMATFREEDVAAGKPVSKDVKLRQVVSKASGGMKKAKP